Below is a genomic region from Helianthus annuus cultivar XRQ/B chromosome 2, HanXRQr2.0-SUNRISE, whole genome shotgun sequence.
ATCCGTTTCAAATAAAGGAGGTATCAcattaatatttgtattatttttataataataattattattgttaaaattatattgttattgttattgttattgttattattaatattattgttaaaaattattgttattgttattgttacaattattataactattattattgttcaaattattataattattattattgttaaaattattatagttattattattgttaaaattattaacATATTGTCAacattataattattattattattattattattattattattattattattattattattattattattggtattattattatttttattgttattatttttgttgttattttatctaatctaacttataataaaggACTCCATATAATGCCACATGACATTCTCTCCTTCAatctcataaattttatttatatttgtttaataaatttcttttcatattaatattaattgtaattaataaccaatatatagatatcacttatttttatccttatctttatctaaaattaataaataacttcaattttgcaatttagaccctttgtttttttttttttacttttaactcaaagtttttcatcttttgcgatttactcacaactcttttttattttcaattttggtccaccatacttttcatctttcccaagtttttcgtttcgttctaaattttgtgagttaacgcaccgcaacgtgcgtgtgggattcaacatttttagtatatttttttcccgtttgactagcacgtcgcgtcacatctatttttcggcgtttgacaagttcgtccaacacgcgggtcctggatggacttagatattttttttctatattttacgtttcgttttaatTTCTTAGCAACGAGCGtacgtgattcaaagattttacgtccgcttttcgctcggcgttatttttttgccgtttttatttattttgtttttacgagcttttccgtgtttgtggtcgctgacaatggtatagtattgctactacttgACACAGTTTTTTGACAAACGCTGCAACGCAgaggcttaatactagttattcTTAATGAAATAGCAATACAACAACTGTGTATCGTAAGCGTACTGGGGGCACCACTCGGATACCTCATGCGGGAATAGCAGATATTTCAAGTACACCGTCGAGCATGCGAGGGACATGTAGCCGAAGCGGTGGTTATGAAGTGGTAAAGGCGGTGAGTTGTCTGGAGATGACCAATAAATGTTGCAAAAGTGATCAGGGTACGTAGTTAGGGTGTGGTATCACAAGTGTTAAAGTAGGGTTACACTTACAATAGTTTTGGTACAAAAATAAGGTGAATGTGTGTGATTAGTTGAAGCAACGAGAGTAGTACCCTAGTACTCTTAATGTAAATTAATGAGAACACATAAATAGATAGTTACGAACTACTATATAGTGGTAAACAAACGGATCTGGAGCagtatatgatttttataaaagtaGATAACTAAGGGTGTAGAAAGTATTGATTTATAACAAAAGTACTTAAATTTCAATTCACCCACCAACCACTTGAACTGTGTACAAATTAGGTTTTCGGGTCAATCATGTACTCAAGGTGTTGAGGAAATTAGGCTTGCAATGGATGATCTGAGAGACGTGTTTTCACTTTCAGATCGAATTATTTCGATGGTTCTTCTGAAAATTTAATCGGATACAACTTAGATTTGAGAATGAGAACTGGTATGTTATTTGGTGAATGAATTCGTATGAACTAGAGTGTGATGACCATCCATGAGCAACAATTTTGAATTTGGGGATGAGGCGGTAATTGCCCTCAGGCAGTTTATCTAAAAATCAAAACGAATTTTCTGAAAATTAATTTCTCTAATGCGTGAAGCAAACCCCTTGGACCCTGTTCACAGGGGCGTTGCCTAGACCCCGCCAAGGGGGTGTTGCCCCCTTGGAAACCCCATTGATTAGGGGCTCCATCCGAACAACTGTAACAACTCAAATAAACGTACACTCCTGCATCTCCAAACTTGCTTGATGCATGTTACAATTCACTTTGATCACTAAGTCAatcccgattacactaaaatatcaaACATAAGTTCAGTTCCATCATCTTGAGACGATTAGTTACGTGTGTCATGTTTAGGTTAAACCTCATGCAAACACTAAGTTACTGTTTGTTTACCACTCAAAGGTCCACATCTGATTCGGTTAGATTGCAGTGCATTCAGAGCGTTTGGTTCCGAAAAGATTGTGAATGAagctgaatggttcagacatggATGTCTGATTCGGTcagatcttaaccattcagatctAAATAAACCAAACAGGCCCTAACACATATTGCAACCCTAGTGAATCAATGGATGCGCAATGGAAGTGTGACTGTATTTTAGGACTTCTAGATCTAGTTCAATATCAAGGCTTAGTGTAAAACCCCATCTTAATTACCCATAAAGACAATAATAAAATATGATTTGGCCATCAAAGAAAAATGATTATTTCAATCAGTGTTGGTATTATGGAATTGTGGTCCTCTCTTGTACACATGCATGAGCATATGAACAGTGATGGGAAGcatagaaaaaaaaaacccctCAGGTTGATCATAAAAAACTCAAACTAGATTGATTTGAAAATCAATATTTGATGCTAGTTAAATTGCTCCGTACAGAATTACTAATAAAGTAGAGACTGAAAAGGGTACCACTAATGTTTTTATAACCTGCTGATCATACCTAAATATTTGTTATATTGATAGAGCCATGAATGAATCCTTTTGCTTTCCGTCTCTATTCACCTTTCTCTTGGTAGCCTTGTTGTATTTTCTGATCATAGGTTCCTCCAAAATTGTATATAATCCTGCAAAGTTTGAAAAAAAGTTTCTCGCATGATAATTTCACTATTAACACAAACAATTTACGTTTGTTATTGCAATAATTTAGCGTTCTATTATAATACTCATTGGCGCAGCTTTGAAGGGGCCGGGGGGGGGgaccccgaacttttcgctcagtagtgttatatatgtagttttcgtatagaaatttttgggtatatacaaTTTCGACCCCCcgattctatagaaatttttgggtatatacgttttcgaccaccCGGTCGAAaacgtcaagcttcgccactgatacTCATGTTTTATCAATTATATTTGATCATCAACGTCCAATTAGTTAATATCTCTTTTTCCGTAGTTTTTTCCTGATCAAAGTGAAAATAATAACATACCTGACATCTCATCCTTAGTGAATTCTTCATTGCTGCTAGATGAGCTTGCTTGGCTTGAAAATTTTGACTTGGCAGATGCAAAAAACCATGTTAAATCCATCAACTTTCTGATCATTTGAACTGCATAGTAAGgaattttttcttgttttctcttatCTACGGTAACAAAAGCATTGATGAACATTAAACAATCCATCAAACTCTCTTTAGCCAACCCTTTCATATAGTAAGCTTGTGATCTCCGCCACAAGCTTTTAGCATGAGAATTTGTAGGTTTTGAAATTGAAAGAGCTCTTGTGGTATCGCTAACAGCAGAATCTGGATCGTTAAGAAGTAAATAACACTGAGCTCTATTACTATAGAGTACAATCCTTTCTTTCCTTAGTTTTAAGGGACATAGTTTTAAACCTTCCGTGTATTTCTTTACCGCAGTTTCAATATCGCCTAACCAAAAACTATTATTCGCTTGTTGTTTAATAAGATTCACCATGACTCTTTTCTCTTCAAATATCTCATCAGACATTGATCTTTCTCTTCTATTCTTATCAACTTTTGTAACCCATATTTCTTTTAATCTTCTATCAATTGCAGGGTTTTTTATTCTTGATTTCCCATTCTTGAAGTCAATAAGCAGTGCTTTTGTGATTTTTTGGCCTAACTTTGATCTTTCTCCTAGTTTTCTAAGCTCAATAAGATCCAATAAATAAAATGATGCGATTTCAAGAACTTTGTACCTTGTGTTCATGTCATGGAGAAGTAATAAAAGACAATCAATCCCCATATACTGCCAATCATCTGAAGACCTTGAGAGGTTACAAATACACTCAATAACCTCTTTTGATTCAGAAACTTTTCTTCTTCCAACTTGTGTGTAACACAAAATTCTTATCAAACCTATTCCAGAAGGTGATGTGTGATTCACAAGCCCACCCCACATTGAACTCAAATCTTTCAAGAAATCTAGATTACAAATTAGATCTATGGATCTACCTCTAATGGCAAAGCAATTTAGTAAGTGTAGAGACCAGCACTGGATTTGGCTAGCCCATTCTTCAGCC
It encodes:
- the LOC110914843 gene encoding uncharacterized protein LOC110914843, whose amino-acid sequence is MSCTNPTCFFCTMKEQNIVIRRSGIKKCFKEMLSIDEQERVLILSTLWKISMNQPEDPEFPSLGIFKCMVSLLHKSINDKSWVLDCQNIYIPYYAAHIVGSYTMNSLDFAEKAVESGVIPPLLDLLRGKMSWVEQRVAVRALGHLASYDSTFETLAVHEEEVVKLTMSLASRCSELVYNEFVAIEDTDLRVNYHKKLITRGVGGLEMENRKAEEWASQIQCWSLHLLNCFAIRGRSIDLICNLDFLKDLSSMWGGLVNHTSPSGIGLIRILCYTQVGRRKVSESKEVIECICNLSRSSDDWQYMGIDCLLLLLHDMNTRYKVLEIASFYLLDLIELRKLGERSKLGQKITKALLIDFKNGKSRIKNPAIDRRLKEIWVTKVDKNRRERSMSDEIFEEKRVMVNLIKQQANNSFWLGDIETAVKKYTEGLKLCPLKLRKERIVLYSNRAQCYLLLNDPDSAVSDTTRALSISKPTNSHAKSLWRRSQAYYMKGLAKESLMDCLMFINAFVTVDKRKQEKIPYYAVQMIRKLMDLTWFFASAKSKFSSQASSSSSNEEFTKDEMSGLYTILEEPMIRKYNKATKRKVNRDGKQKDSFMALSI